One region of Oscillatoria sp. FACHB-1407 genomic DNA includes:
- a CDS encoding alpha/beta fold hydrolase, giving the protein MESYNLSKGQKYWEAEDITVPTLVLRGELDFWSRPEDLWALEVELTNAPTVETVTIPDGTHYLFNDHPERGRDRFIQEVLSCIGE; this is encoded by the coding sequence TTGGAAAGTTACAACCTCTCAAAGGGACAGAAATACTGGGAGGCTGAGGATATCACGGTTCCAACACTGGTTCTGCGGGGAGAGTTAGATTTCTGGTCACGCCCTGAAGACTTGTGGGCACTTGAAGTAGAGCTAACCAACGCTCCTACGGTAGAAACGGTGACGATCCCAGATGGAACCCATTACCTGTTTAACGATCACCCAGAGCGAGGGCGCGATCGCTTTATTCAGGAAGTTCTGTCATGTATTGGAGAGTAA